In a genomic window of Streptomyces sp. NBC_01142:
- a CDS encoding permease — translation MKERVRTAGKLFRIGLAAGRSTPGDRLRWWGLFGAAAAVAFVTLATVATVATYHGRETRADARGPVITFSKDAALLYREGIDSVGTRPVSVVFVHPLTPEAPLPAGVARWPDPGEVLLSPELVRTGRGEGILKRYGRFAGTITTDGLVTPSERIAYVRVEDTPPKDDSRWMEVSAFGSGGGATGEMADQPPVTSPVLALWALTGLPALALTVVAARVGSRTRDGRSSLLQALGGTWRHRMIVNVGEAAIPAVLGTLTAFVPYAVASVRDTRLVPTGYILDHRDVWAAWPTAMASAAVSLLVVLGIVVGTHRITRDGTSTRPASFTSRVPAWRLVVCGVGVALVLTSQYVPRKAQLVVFTCGTVVMWAFLSSVVALLTRHLGSWLADNGRRRGHAGRMIGGRWTHAHPGVIVRLALAMVIGIGIVAQMQVWTSRLGVHSHAAVATHQRIKDTVIEVTAGTMTASQTDRFRSSLPSGSILLSRTFHDPGGSRDPWVTIRGSCRDLRALHVTCGGDTGAAAGSSAQSAKVEEMRRWYGDLRFTQAPRLSVKPDGTQSLLVVTPAPGHLSAVKQAAYTLPNPSVQVEALGGNWLGSSRSRLPNWIQLFGVTGILFILMAGAVSAAAEFVRIRHALAPLSVLTGHRRVFRSVTAWHLTVPLLISTVVTGAVTAWHSVFFIALVQEGSVSWTVLGVGITACAAVSLTVGLLGARAAAREADQWRPTAD, via the coding sequence ATGAAGGAAAGGGTCCGAACCGCGGGAAAGTTGTTCAGGATCGGTCTCGCCGCGGGCCGCTCCACTCCCGGCGACCGCCTGCGCTGGTGGGGTCTGTTCGGCGCCGCGGCCGCAGTCGCCTTCGTCACCCTGGCGACCGTGGCCACTGTTGCGACGTATCACGGCCGTGAGACCAGAGCGGACGCCAGAGGGCCGGTGATCACTTTCAGCAAGGACGCCGCGCTGCTGTACCGGGAGGGAATCGACTCTGTCGGCACCAGGCCCGTATCCGTCGTGTTCGTCCACCCCCTCACACCCGAGGCTCCTCTTCCTGCCGGTGTTGCCCGCTGGCCGGACCCGGGCGAGGTCCTCCTCTCTCCCGAACTCGTCAGGACCGGACGCGGAGAGGGAATCCTGAAGCGGTACGGACGGTTCGCCGGAACCATCACCACCGACGGGTTGGTCACTCCCTCTGAGCGGATCGCATATGTCCGGGTGGAGGACACGCCACCGAAGGACGATTCCAGGTGGATGGAGGTGTCCGCCTTCGGAAGCGGCGGCGGAGCGACGGGAGAGATGGCCGACCAGCCGCCTGTGACCTCCCCCGTCCTTGCTCTGTGGGCGCTGACCGGACTGCCCGCCCTCGCCCTGACTGTGGTCGCCGCGCGGGTCGGCTCCCGCACCCGTGACGGGCGCAGCAGCCTGCTGCAAGCCCTGGGGGGGACATGGCGGCACCGGATGATCGTCAACGTCGGTGAAGCCGCGATCCCCGCAGTACTGGGGACCCTCACCGCTTTCGTCCCGTATGCCGTTGCCTCCGTACGGGACACCCGCCTTGTGCCTACCGGATACATCCTCGACCACCGTGATGTGTGGGCGGCATGGCCGACCGCCATGGCATCGGCGGCGGTATCTCTGTTGGTCGTGCTGGGCATCGTGGTGGGCACACACCGCATTACCCGGGACGGCACGTCCACCCGCCCCGCCTCCTTCACCTCCCGTGTTCCCGCGTGGCGCCTGGTCGTCTGTGGTGTCGGCGTCGCACTGGTCCTGACGAGCCAGTACGTGCCCCGGAAGGCACAACTCGTCGTGTTCACCTGCGGGACCGTCGTGATGTGGGCCTTTCTGTCCTCCGTCGTGGCTCTCCTCACCCGCCACTTGGGCTCCTGGCTCGCCGACAACGGAAGGCGCCGAGGACATGCGGGCCGCATGATCGGCGGACGGTGGACGCACGCGCATCCCGGCGTGATCGTTCGCCTCGCTCTGGCCATGGTGATCGGTATCGGGATCGTCGCCCAGATGCAGGTGTGGACCAGCAGGCTCGGAGTGCATTCGCACGCAGCAGTCGCCACGCACCAGCGCATCAAGGACACGGTGATCGAGGTGACCGCCGGCACTATGACCGCGTCGCAGACGGACCGGTTCCGCTCGTCCCTCCCGTCCGGTTCGATACTGCTGAGCCGTACCTTTCACGATCCGGGCGGGTCCAGAGACCCCTGGGTGACCATCAGAGGATCCTGTCGCGACCTGCGTGCACTGCACGTGACCTGTGGCGGTGACACGGGAGCAGCGGCGGGGAGCAGTGCCCAGTCGGCCAAGGTGGAAGAGATGCGCCGCTGGTACGGCGATCTCAGGTTCACACAGGCCCCCCGGCTAAGCGTGAAGCCGGACGGCACACAGTCCCTCCTCGTCGTAACCCCCGCACCGGGGCACCTCTCTGCGGTGAAGCAGGCCGCGTACACGCTTCCCAATCCTTCGGTGCAGGTCGAGGCTTTGGGCGGAAACTGGCTGGGGTCCTCGCGGTCTCGCCTGCCGAACTGGATCCAGCTGTTCGGAGTAACCGGCATCCTGTTCATTCTCATGGCCGGTGCGGTGAGCGCGGCGGCCGAGTTCGTCCGGATCCGCCACGCTCTCGCCCCGCTCTCCGTCCTGACCGGCCACCGCCGGGTGTTCCGGTCCGTGACCGCATGGCACCTGACCGTCCCTCTGCTCATCTCCACCGTGGTCACCGGGGCCGTGACCGCATGGCACTCGGTGTTCTTCATCGCCCTGGTACAGGAGGGCTCCGTATCCTGGACGGTTCTTGGAGTCGGCATCACAGCGTGTGCTGCGGTTTCCCTCACCGTCGGACTCCTCGGCGCACGCGCGGCAGCCCGGGAGGCCGACCAGTGGCGGCCCACAGCCGACTGA
- a CDS encoding ABC transporter ATP-binding protein — translation MKQSDSPGLRVSGLCYRVEGRTLLDSVELSVAPSESVAVTGPSGSGKSTLLMCILGLIKPQAGTVTAGGREITGLGSAQLAQVRRKTLGMVFQFGELLPELSPVENVALPVLLDGGRHQDAYRRAEELLDELGVPAGSTPTGMLSGGERQRTAVARALITEPDVLLADEPTGALDPDAKEGVARLLFTTARDRGCALLLVTHDLTVAGRADRQHELLGGILAESGAL, via the coding sequence GTGAAACAAAGCGATTCGCCGGGGCTCCGCGTGAGCGGCCTCTGCTATCGGGTCGAGGGGCGAACTCTCCTCGACAGTGTGGAGCTGTCCGTGGCCCCCAGCGAGTCGGTCGCGGTGACCGGCCCCAGCGGGTCCGGCAAGTCGACGCTGCTCATGTGCATCCTCGGCCTGATCAAACCGCAGGCAGGCACCGTCACCGCCGGGGGCCGGGAGATCACCGGGCTCGGGTCCGCGCAGCTTGCGCAGGTACGTCGGAAGACTCTGGGCATGGTGTTCCAGTTCGGTGAACTCCTCCCTGAACTCAGTCCGGTGGAGAACGTCGCTCTGCCGGTCCTGCTCGACGGAGGCCGCCACCAGGACGCCTACCGACGTGCGGAGGAACTCCTCGACGAGCTCGGCGTCCCCGCCGGCTCCACCCCCACCGGCATGCTCTCCGGCGGCGAACGCCAGCGCACTGCCGTCGCCCGCGCCCTGATCACCGAGCCCGACGTCCTCCTCGCCGACGAGCCCACCGGCGCCCTCGACCCCGACGCCAAAGAGGGAGTCGCCCGTCTGCTCTTCACGACCGCCCGTGACCGGGGCTGCGCACTGCTGTTGGTCACGCACGACCTGACGGTGGCCGGTCGAGCCGACCGCCAACACGAGCTCCTCGGCGGGATCCTGGCCGAATCAGGAGCCCTCTGA
- the tkt gene encoding transketolase: MTDLDTLSVNTIRGLCMDAVQKAQSGHPGTPMGIAPVAYTLWQRFLRFDPQDPIWPNRDRFVLSEGHASTLLWSLLHLTGVRAVDPDYEVLGRPAVTLDDLKSFRQLGSRCPGHPEYRWTSGVEATTGPLGQGVADSVGMAMAGRWLAARYNRDDFPLFDFDVYALAGDGCMMEGVASEAASLAGHQRLSNLCWIYDSNRVTIEGHTSIAFTEDVAARFLAYGWNVTTVADANDLDAVARAFHTFLAETERPTLVLVHSHIGYGSPVEDSPKAHGAPFGPDGVRATKRFLGMPEDEQFWIPEEVRDWFGQGIGARGAQLRTAWEKRFDAYRAAWPELADELERMQRRELPEGWDSKLPDFPADPKGLATRDSSAQVLNALAQSIPWLLGGSADLAPSTKTHLTFDGAGDFQPESPSGRNLHLGIREHAAAAVANGMALTKLRPYWSGFLIFSDYAKAAIRLSALMEIPVVHIFTHDSIGVGEDGPTHQPVEQLAGLRAMPGLLVFRPGDAGEVVETWRLVAGLRHEPAALVLSRQALPTLDRTRLAAASGVAHGAYVLADPPSGEPQVILLATGSEVSLALAARDELAADGIGARVVSMPCWELFDRQPREYRDQVLPPAVTARVGIEQASTFGWDRYVGDGGALVGMHTYGASAPLKQLLTKFGFTPQRVAEIARELVESRQEAST, translated from the coding sequence ATGACCGACCTGGACACGCTGTCGGTGAACACCATCCGCGGTCTCTGCATGGACGCTGTCCAGAAGGCCCAGTCCGGCCACCCGGGCACGCCCATGGGGATCGCGCCCGTCGCCTACACCCTGTGGCAGCGGTTCCTGCGGTTCGATCCCCAGGACCCGATCTGGCCCAACCGCGACCGCTTCGTGCTCTCCGAGGGGCACGCCTCGACGCTGCTGTGGTCCCTGCTCCATCTGACCGGCGTCCGTGCCGTCGACCCGGACTACGAGGTACTGGGACGGCCGGCGGTGACGCTCGACGACCTGAAGTCGTTCCGTCAGCTCGGCTCCCGCTGCCCCGGTCACCCCGAGTACCGCTGGACGAGCGGTGTCGAGGCCACGACCGGGCCGCTCGGCCAGGGGGTGGCGGACTCCGTCGGGATGGCGATGGCCGGCAGGTGGCTCGCCGCGCGGTACAACCGGGATGACTTCCCCCTCTTCGACTTCGACGTGTACGCGCTCGCCGGGGACGGCTGCATGATGGAGGGCGTCGCCTCGGAGGCCGCCTCGCTCGCAGGGCATCAACGGCTGTCCAACCTGTGCTGGATCTACGACTCGAACCGAGTCACCATCGAGGGCCACACCAGCATCGCCTTCACCGAGGACGTCGCCGCCCGGTTCCTCGCGTACGGCTGGAACGTGACCACCGTCGCCGACGCCAACGACCTCGACGCCGTCGCCCGCGCCTTCCACACCTTCCTGGCCGAGACCGAGCGCCCCACCCTGGTCCTGGTCCACAGCCACATCGGCTACGGCTCACCCGTCGAGGACTCACCGAAGGCCCACGGAGCACCGTTCGGACCGGACGGCGTCCGGGCGACCAAGCGCTTCCTCGGCATGCCCGAGGACGAGCAGTTCTGGATTCCCGAGGAGGTCCGTGACTGGTTCGGCCAGGGCATCGGTGCGCGTGGTGCACAACTGCGCACCGCCTGGGAGAAACGGTTCGACGCATACCGTGCCGCCTGGCCCGAACTCGCCGACGAGCTGGAACGCATGCAGCGACGTGAACTCCCGGAGGGATGGGACAGCAAGCTTCCCGACTTCCCCGCCGACCCCAAGGGTCTGGCCACCAGGGACTCCTCGGCCCAGGTGCTCAACGCCCTCGCGCAGAGCATTCCCTGGCTCCTCGGCGGCTCCGCCGACCTCGCGCCGTCGACCAAGACCCATCTCACCTTCGACGGCGCGGGAGACTTCCAGCCGGAGAGCCCGTCCGGGCGCAACCTCCACCTCGGCATCCGGGAGCACGCCGCGGCGGCCGTCGCCAACGGTATGGCCCTGACCAAGTTGCGGCCGTACTGGTCGGGATTCCTCATCTTCTCCGACTACGCCAAGGCAGCCATCCGGCTGTCCGCGCTGATGGAGATCCCGGTCGTCCACATCTTCACGCACGACTCCATCGGCGTCGGCGAGGACGGACCCACCCACCAGCCGGTCGAACAGCTTGCAGGCCTTCGCGCGATGCCGGGACTGCTGGTGTTCCGCCCCGGCGACGCGGGCGAAGTCGTCGAGACCTGGCGGTTGGTCGCCGGCCTGCGCCACGAGCCGGCGGCACTGGTCCTCTCCCGCCAGGCGCTGCCCACACTCGACCGAACGCGGCTGGCCGCCGCCTCGGGTGTCGCACACGGTGCCTATGTGCTGGCGGACCCGCCCTCCGGCGAGCCACAGGTGATCCTGCTCGCCACCGGATCCGAAGTGTCCCTGGCGCTGGCCGCCCGGGACGAACTCGCAGCCGACGGCATCGGGGCCCGGGTGGTCAGCATGCCGTGCTGGGAACTGTTCGACCGTCAGCCGCGGGAGTACCGCGACCAGGTCCTGCCACCGGCGGTGACCGCACGGGTCGGCATCGAGCAGGCATCGACGTTCGGCTGGGACCGCTACGTGGGAGACGGGGGCGCTCTCGTCGGCATGCACACCTACGGTGCCTCGGCTCCCCTGAAACAACTGCTCACGAAGTTCGGGTTCACCCCGCAGCGGGTGGCCGAGATCGCACGGGAGCTGGTGGAGTCCCGGCAGGAGGCGAGTACATGA
- a CDS encoding ferritin-like domain-containing protein, whose product MGAGGFAKWVRRFEDERERRRAQDDPNWDQGATLHPAVWAGIQRFQVGEDGDGANLVTKADEAGDRDYARAVRLFVAEEQNHARLLARLLAAGGMPTLTSHWSDTVFVRLRRLMGLRMELLVLMIAEVVALRYYRALRDGTDDSLTSDVAGRILADEQCHVPFHCERLHASFAELPRLLRRPVMGIWRLLLFAVSLAVAADHGRGLHRLGVGRLSFVADVMASSDAVASVVLVPGRPSEAR is encoded by the coding sequence GTGGGTGCGGGCGGGTTCGCCAAGTGGGTACGGCGCTTCGAGGACGAACGCGAGCGCAGGCGTGCCCAGGACGATCCGAACTGGGACCAGGGCGCAACCCTGCATCCGGCTGTGTGGGCAGGCATCCAGCGCTTCCAGGTGGGAGAGGACGGTGACGGTGCCAACCTCGTCACCAAGGCGGACGAGGCCGGGGACCGCGACTACGCGCGGGCGGTCCGGCTCTTCGTCGCCGAGGAACAGAACCACGCCCGTCTACTCGCCCGGCTGCTGGCCGCGGGCGGCATGCCGACGTTGACCAGCCACTGGAGCGACACAGTTTTCGTGCGGTTGCGGCGCCTCATGGGCCTGCGTATGGAGCTGCTGGTGCTGATGATCGCTGAGGTGGTGGCGCTCCGCTACTACCGGGCCTTGCGCGACGGCACAGACGACTCGCTCACTTCGGACGTGGCGGGCCGAATCCTGGCTGACGAGCAGTGCCACGTGCCATTCCACTGCGAACGATTGCACGCCTCCTTCGCGGAGCTGCCCCGCCTACTGCGCCGTCCGGTGATGGGTATCTGGCGGCTCCTCCTGTTCGCTGTGTCCCTCGCCGTCGCAGCGGACCACGGTCGGGGACTGCACAGGTTGGGCGTCGGGCGCCTGAGTTTCGTGGCCGACGTCATGGCTTCCTCCGACGCGGTGGCCTCGGTGGTGCTGGTGCCTGGCCGGCCCTCGGAGGCGCGCTGA
- a CDS encoding serine/threonine-protein kinase: MELLDVSDPGAIGGYPLLARLGEGGMGQVYLSRTVAGRPLALKTVRAEFGREPGFEQRFAREIRNSDRVRSPWTTAVVDYSPVGQRPQWLATEYVAAPSLAEWVQHGRLPERSVLALAAELCGALGAVHGAGLAHRDVKPSNVLLGRRSPLLIDFGIARAMEDSRHTRTGGVIGSPGYLAPEQAGAGGSGAPGDVFSLAAVLVYAATGLGPFSHPDEEVSAAVLLYRIVHEEPNLDGVPAVLVSLLRSCLAKDPRKRPTVAAVGALLERLGGRTGTWPQLLPEALERDLAMREEEAHALVSAAGQPLPVAAVPRKPEDRPTSDGAGTADPPTAGFLRRWRSGRTGWAVAGTATAALIAAAGMLVVQHLSGNDASGETPSPSPTVASLPASWAGTWVRAGPGTPTADGVTQARTDRFGVTLTLHPALRGELAGKQVSKVTEVGTGRELGCTEALQLREVRRASMVFEAVTSHPTDQSAAVSCPKGNIYVVTMTGHDTLGLGDEGAQSAGAPSTLTRR; the protein is encoded by the coding sequence GTGGAGTTGCTGGACGTGTCGGATCCGGGGGCTATTGGTGGTTATCCACTGCTGGCGCGGCTCGGTGAGGGTGGCATGGGGCAGGTGTATCTGTCCCGGACTGTGGCGGGGCGTCCGCTGGCGTTGAAGACGGTGCGTGCCGAGTTCGGACGGGAGCCGGGGTTCGAGCAGCGGTTCGCGCGTGAAATCCGTAACAGCGACCGGGTGCGCTCCCCTTGGACCACTGCGGTAGTGGACTACAGCCCGGTGGGGCAGCGCCCGCAGTGGCTCGCCACGGAGTACGTGGCCGCGCCGTCCCTGGCGGAGTGGGTGCAGCACGGCCGGCTGCCCGAGCGGTCCGTGCTGGCTCTGGCGGCCGAGCTGTGCGGGGCGCTGGGGGCGGTACACGGGGCGGGGCTGGCCCACCGGGATGTCAAGCCGTCCAATGTGCTGTTGGGCCGCCGTAGTCCTTTGCTCATCGACTTCGGCATCGCGCGCGCCATGGAGGACTCGCGTCACACGAGGACCGGCGGTGTGATCGGTTCTCCTGGTTACCTGGCGCCGGAGCAGGCGGGTGCCGGGGGATCGGGTGCGCCGGGTGATGTCTTTTCCCTCGCTGCGGTGCTGGTGTACGCGGCGACGGGACTGGGCCCCTTTTCCCACCCGGACGAGGAGGTCTCGGCCGCGGTGTTGCTCTATCGCATCGTGCACGAGGAGCCGAACCTCGACGGCGTTCCGGCGGTCCTGGTCTCGCTGTTGCGGTCCTGCCTGGCCAAAGACCCCCGGAAGCGGCCTACGGTCGCCGCCGTCGGCGCGCTGCTGGAACGCCTGGGGGGCCGGACCGGTACCTGGCCTCAGCTGCTGCCTGAGGCGCTGGAGAGGGATCTCGCCATGCGGGAGGAGGAGGCGCACGCGTTGGTCTCCGCAGCAGGGCAACCGTTGCCTGTGGCAGCTGTGCCACGTAAGCCTGAAGATCGGCCGACTTCTGACGGCGCAGGGACCGCCGATCCGCCGACTGCCGGATTCCTGCGACGGTGGCGTTCGGGCCGTACCGGCTGGGCGGTCGCAGGGACCGCTACTGCGGCCCTGATCGCTGCGGCGGGCATGCTCGTCGTGCAGCATCTCTCCGGCAATGACGCGTCCGGCGAGACACCTTCGCCGTCACCCACCGTCGCTTCGCTTCCCGCTTCGTGGGCCGGTACATGGGTCCGCGCCGGCCCGGGCACCCCAACTGCCGACGGCGTCACCCAGGCCCGGACCGACCGGTTCGGCGTCACTCTGACCCTCCACCCGGCACTGCGGGGTGAGCTGGCCGGCAAGCAGGTCAGCAAGGTGACCGAAGTGGGGACCGGCCGTGAGCTGGGGTGCACCGAGGCCCTGCAACTGCGTGAGGTACGCAGGGCATCGATGGTCTTCGAGGCGGTCACCAGCCACCCCACCGACCAATCGGCCGCCGTCTCCTGCCCCAAGGGCAATATCTACGTCGTCACGATGACCGGCCACGACACCCTGGGCCTGGGCGACGAAGGTGCCCAGTCCGCCGGGGCGCCGTCCACCCTCACCCGGCGCTGA
- a CDS encoding Tn3 family transposase, which produces MVKYATALRTIFACDYLASPGFRREIHGGLRVVENGNSANTVLHYGKDGARAGPDKEHAETSMLALHLLQSALVYVKTLLLQQVLAEPAWAKKLTDEDRRGLTALFWSNSNSYGTIRLEMDKQPGLVLPAAVPCSRSAGAPERRSAGAPERRSAGAPERRSAGAPERRSAGAPGPGQVRPPARDPAGGRRTVRLRLRSGPCPGFGVEPRTRLNCWAGSTVHC; this is translated from the coding sequence ATGGTCAAGTACGCCACCGCGCTCCGCACGATCTTCGCGTGCGATTACCTGGCCAGCCCCGGCTTTCGCCGGGAGATCCACGGCGGGCTCCGGGTCGTGGAGAACGGGAACTCGGCGAACACCGTGCTGCACTACGGCAAGGACGGCGCTCGGGCCGGCCCGGACAAGGAGCACGCCGAGACGTCGATGCTCGCACTGCATCTGCTCCAGTCCGCGCTCGTGTACGTCAAAACGCTGCTGCTTCAGCAGGTCCTCGCCGAACCAGCCTGGGCGAAGAAACTCACAGACGAGGACCGGCGTGGGCTGACCGCGCTGTTCTGGTCGAACAGCAACTCGTACGGCACCATCCGACTGGAGATGGACAAGCAGCCCGGCCTGGTACTGCCGGCCGCCGTACCTTGCTCCCGGAGCGCCGGAGCGCCGGAGCGCCGGAGCGCCGGAGCGCCGGAGCGCCGGAGCGCCGGAGCGCCGGAGCGCCGGAGCGCCGGAGCGCCGGAGCGCCGGAGCGCCGGAGCGCCGGGGCCCGGACAGGTTCGGCCTCCCGCGCGTGATCCTGCGGGAGGCCGTAGAACCGTCCGGCTGCGGCTACGCAGCGGTCCGTGTCCAGGATTCGGGGTCGAGCCCCGCACCCGCCTCAACTGCTGGGCCGGGTCGACGGTGCATTGCTGA
- a CDS encoding universal stress protein yields the protein MSRPVVVGVDDSDESLAAVDWAADEAAARGTGLRLVNASQWQEHQLQAVKPSRETRTDREQSLLGAMEERVRARQSGVAMATEEVEDAPARALLAAGSGADLLVLGSPGLGTVGGFIVGSVGQEVVAEAKHPVVLVRPDYGEREASAGAPGGDGRRKVVLGLDVRDVKDELLDFAFGFAARHAVPLHIVHTWHFPGLHRHAAAAGHGGPDPGTKAERESALSGAVHPYRERFPGVKVSEEAAPGRAAGHLVEAASDAGLVVVGRRRAASGAHIGSVTHAVIHHARCPVAVVPHA from the coding sequence ATGTCCCGACCCGTCGTTGTGGGAGTGGACGACTCCGACGAGAGCCTGGCGGCAGTGGACTGGGCCGCGGACGAGGCTGCGGCGCGCGGCACCGGCCTCCGGCTGGTGAACGCCTCGCAGTGGCAGGAGCACCAGCTCCAGGCCGTGAAGCCGTCCCGCGAGACCCGGACCGACCGGGAGCAGAGTCTGCTGGGCGCGATGGAGGAGCGCGTCCGGGCGCGCCAGTCGGGGGTCGCCATGGCCACGGAGGAGGTCGAGGACGCCCCAGCCAGGGCGCTGCTGGCCGCAGGCTCCGGCGCGGACCTGCTCGTCCTGGGGTCGCCAGGACTCGGCACCGTCGGCGGCTTCATCGTCGGCTCGGTGGGACAGGAGGTCGTGGCGGAGGCGAAGCACCCGGTGGTGCTCGTACGGCCGGATTACGGCGAGCGTGAGGCAAGCGCCGGCGCCCCCGGTGGCGATGGACGCCGAAAAGTGGTCCTCGGTCTGGACGTACGCGATGTGAAGGACGAACTTCTCGACTTCGCGTTCGGCTTCGCGGCACGACACGCCGTCCCGTTGCACATCGTGCACACCTGGCACTTTCCGGGCCTTCACCGCCATGCCGCGGCTGCCGGGCACGGCGGCCCCGACCCGGGGACCAAGGCGGAGCGGGAGTCGGCGCTGTCGGGCGCGGTGCACCCCTATCGGGAGAGGTTCCCGGGTGTGAAGGTGTCCGAGGAGGCCGCTCCCGGGCGGGCGGCCGGCCACCTCGTCGAGGCCGCGTCCGATGCGGGACTTGTTGTCGTCGGCCGGCGCAGGGCGGCATCGGGCGCGCACATCGGTTCGGTCACCCACGCGGTGATCCACCACGCTCGCTGTCCCGTCGCCGTCGTTCCGCACGCCTGA
- the gnd gene encoding phosphogluconate dehydrogenase (NAD(+)-dependent, decarboxylating), translating into MQLGMIGLGRMGANLVRRLMRDGHRCVVYDLDREALQELEKEGATAATSLHDFVDKLEKPRNAWLMLPAGVVQPTLDQLATLLDPDDTVVDGGNSYYRDDIARAKQLAPRGIHYVDCGTSGGVWGLERGYCLMIGGEDDAVTRLNPIFRTIAPGAGSVEPTPGRTRADGTAPEGYLHCGPSGAGHFVKMVHNGVEYGMMAAVSEGLSIIKHADAGLRRRAVDAETAPLREPEAYQYEIDVAEVAEVWRRGSVISSWLVDLVADALARSPELDTFTGRVSDSGEGRWTVLAAVDESVPAPVITSALTQRYESRGLGEFTDKLLSAMRGEFGGHAEKAG; encoded by the coding sequence ATGCAGCTCGGCATGATCGGGCTCGGCCGGATGGGCGCCAATCTCGTGCGCCGGCTGATGCGTGACGGCCACCGATGCGTCGTCTACGACCTCGACCGGGAGGCCCTGCAGGAGCTGGAGAAGGAGGGGGCGACGGCCGCCACCTCGCTCCATGACTTCGTCGACAAGCTGGAAAAACCCAGGAACGCCTGGCTGATGCTCCCCGCCGGGGTGGTGCAGCCGACACTGGACCAGCTGGCCACGCTGCTGGACCCCGATGACACCGTCGTCGACGGCGGCAACTCGTACTACCGGGACGACATCGCCCGGGCGAAGCAGCTCGCTCCCCGCGGAATCCACTACGTCGACTGCGGGACCTCGGGCGGCGTCTGGGGCCTCGAAAGGGGCTACTGCCTGATGATCGGCGGCGAGGACGACGCGGTCACACGGCTGAACCCGATCTTCCGCACCATTGCTCCAGGCGCCGGGAGCGTCGAGCCCACCCCGGGCAGGACCCGCGCCGACGGGACCGCGCCCGAGGGCTATCTGCACTGCGGCCCGAGCGGCGCGGGCCACTTCGTGAAGATGGTGCACAACGGAGTCGAGTACGGGATGATGGCCGCCGTTTCCGAGGGGCTCAGCATCATCAAGCACGCGGACGCGGGCCTGCGCCGCAGGGCCGTCGACGCCGAGACCGCTCCGCTGCGCGAGCCGGAGGCCTACCAGTACGAGATCGACGTCGCCGAGGTCGCCGAGGTGTGGCGCCGGGGCTCGGTCATCAGTTCATGGCTTGTCGACCTGGTCGCCGACGCGCTGGCGCGCTCGCCCGAGCTCGACACGTTCACCGGCCGCGTCTCGGACTCGGGGGAAGGCCGCTGGACTGTCCTGGCGGCGGTCGACGAGAGCGTGCCCGCCCCGGTCATCACCTCTGCGCTGACGCAGCGGTACGAATCGCGCGGGCTGGGCGAGTTCACCGACAAGCTGCTGTCCGCGATGCGCGGCGAGTTCGGCGGTCACGCCGAGAAGGCGGGGTGA
- a CDS encoding DUF2625 domain-containing protein encodes MRELSQLIDAEEPAWPELREALGAGPVPIDVLPPDTELGKASLLQLQVTARSYLGAVVLHCGGLLVDNGWLRVLGSPLGGAAGMPSLARVNRLPGAFDPAWQADTGLVVAYDVLGGVFALNGGDPASAGRPGTPGEIVYFAPDSLRWETLGVGHSAWMTWLVSGALDEFYADLRWPGWRDEVRALNSDQAVSIFPPLWSAEARQDMSATSRRAVPIMELLGVARDSCRQFDGVDPGFLGVV; translated from the coding sequence ATGCGTGAATTGAGCCAGCTGATCGATGCCGAGGAACCGGCCTGGCCGGAGCTGAGGGAGGCCCTCGGTGCCGGGCCCGTGCCCATCGACGTGCTTCCGCCCGATACCGAGCTGGGTAAGGCATCGCTCCTCCAATTGCAGGTGACGGCCAGGTCGTACCTGGGCGCGGTAGTGCTGCACTGCGGCGGTCTGCTGGTGGACAACGGATGGCTGCGGGTCCTCGGCAGCCCCCTGGGCGGGGCGGCAGGGATGCCGAGTCTGGCTCGGGTCAATCGGCTCCCTGGAGCGTTCGACCCGGCGTGGCAGGCGGATACCGGCCTGGTGGTGGCGTACGACGTGCTGGGCGGCGTCTTCGCTCTCAACGGCGGGGACCCCGCCAGCGCCGGCCGTCCCGGTACCCCTGGAGAGATTGTCTACTTCGCCCCGGATTCCCTTCGCTGGGAGACTCTGGGCGTCGGCCACTCGGCGTGGATGACCTGGCTGGTGTCCGGGGCACTCGACGAGTTCTACGCCGATCTTCGCTGGCCAGGCTGGAGGGACGAGGTCCGGGCACTGAACAGCGATCAGGCCGTATCAATTTTTCCGCCGTTGTGGTCCGCCGAGGCACGTCAGGACATGTCCGCGACCAGTCGTCGCGCCGTGCCGATCATGGAGTTGCTCGGTGTCGCCCGGGACTCATGCCGACAGTTCGATGGAGTTGATCCGGGCTTTCTCGGCGTCGTGTGA